A window from Drosophila kikkawai strain 14028-0561.14 chromosome 2L, DkikHiC1v2, whole genome shotgun sequence encodes these proteins:
- the LOC108082712 gene encoding protein rolling stone, with protein MRDKSQEPCCLPLKEEFQRSKFSLHHDDPGAFCRSQWQKGDRNLIWLLYRWILAAFFAGGVIGSMVDSFNGGRWFIYLTDWGFSLCFYCCTYGAVVATIYFIRPSYFAPGSRALKIYWISHYTTVVLAMLITLVFWAALYPSMPEMGAELYNLWAHAFNSICMIFDCFMVAFPTRIMHFVYPFIAGITYGVFSLIYFWSGGVDPMGNRFIYFILDWERPGLAIGTVCGCVVLVSCFCVLVFGFYRLRISMHECCSKKPEEIPATTAPPPIEPRQIA; from the exons ATGCGCGACAAGAGTCAGGAGCCCTGCTGCCTACCACTGAAGGAGGAGTTCCAGCGCTCCAAGTTCTCGCTGCATCACGATGATCCTGGTGCCTTCTGCCGCTCGCAGTGGCAGAAGGGGGACCGCAACCTGATCTGGCTCCTGTACCGTTGGATCCTTGCGGCGTTCTTCGCTGGCGGAGTCATTGGCAGCATGGTGGACTCCTTTAACGGTGGGCGCTGGTTCATATATCTGACTGATTGGGGCTTCTCGCTGTGCTTCTACTGCTGCACCTATGGCGCTGTGGTGGCCACGATTTACTTCATCAGACCCTCCTATTTCG CTCCTGGAAGCCGGGCCTTAAAGATTTACTGGATATCCCACTATACTACTGTGGTGCTTGCCATGTTGATTACCTTGGTTTTCTGGGCTGCCCTCTATCCGT CAATGCCTGAAATGGGGGCTGAGCTTTACAACTTGTGGGCTCATGCCTTTAACTCGATTTGCATGATCTTTGACTGCTTCATGGTGGCCTTTCCAACCCGGATCATGCACTTTGTGTATCCATTTATTGCTGGCATCACCTATGGCGTGTTCTCCTTGATATACTTTTGGTCCGGTGGAGTTGATCC AATGGGTAATCGATTCATCTACTTCATCTTGGACTGGGAGCGGCCGGGCCTGGCCATTGGAACTGTTTGTGGATGTGTGGTGCTGGTCAGTTGCTTCTGCGTGCTGGTATTTGGTTTCTACAGATTGCGCATCTCGATGCACGAATGCTGCAGCAAAAAACCTGAGGAAATTCCAGCAACGACAGCTCCACCTCCCATAGAGCCAAGGcaaattgcttaa